In one window of Candidatus Babeliales bacterium DNA:
- a CDS encoding EndoU domain-containing protein, whose amino-acid sequence MFALLKNFFNWFKKEEEPQLRDTIFCDNSTENGIKTWYTYFPETWSQEMIEKSIKQAYKNPIQKLSDKIIGKSKNGVIIQMYLEKKKILRAFPAKIYNIKGHLKECNVTLNASYR is encoded by the coding sequence ATGTTTGCATTGCTCAAAAATTTTTTTAATTGGTTTAAAAAAGAAGAAGAACCACAGCTACGTGATACTATTTTTTGTGATAATAGCACTGAAAATGGTATTAAAACTTGGTATACTTATTTTCCAGAAACATGGTCGCAAGAAATGATAGAAAAATCTATAAAACAAGCTTATAAAAACCCCATACAAAAATTATCTGATAAAATTATCGGTAAAAGTAAAAATGGTGTTATAATACAAATGTATCTTGAAAAGAAAAAAATCTTGCGGGCTTTTCCTGCTAAAATATATAATATAAAAGGTCATTTAAAGGAGTGTAATGTTACACTTAACGCTTCATATAGATAA
- the trxA gene encoding thioredoxin, which produces MPIAITKENYETEIINTDKPIIIDVFAPWCGPCQQMMPIFEELEKEYGDKYKFVKLNVDESRELAVQYGVTSIPTFVFLKNGEVQGKETGYIAKEDLLEKIKDLLG; this is translated from the coding sequence ATGCCAATCGCAATTACTAAAGAAAATTATGAAACAGAAATAATAAATACTGATAAACCGATTATTATTGATGTATTTGCACCCTGGTGTGGCCCATGCCAACAAATGATGCCAATTTTTGAAGAATTAGAAAAAGAATATGGTGATAAATATAAATTTGTAAAACTTAATGTTGATGAATCACGTGAACTTGCCGTACAATATGGCGTTACTTCAATTCCTACTTTTGTATTTCTAAAAAATGGTGAAGTGCAAGGAAAAGAAACAGGTTATATCGCTAAAGAAGATCTTCTTGAAAAAATAAAAGATTTACTCGGCTAA
- a CDS encoding Bax inhibitor-1/YccA family protein: MNYTGYTMTESVRSFMYKVYGWMAAGLALTAGTAYYVFTNKALFNYIFSSPWVIGLLVIAQFGAVIALSGFVLRMQLSTAIVTFVGYSILTGVTLSSIFFVYQISSIYLVFAVAAGMFATMAIYGYFTKSDLTGVGSLARMGLFGIIIAIIINIFARSAQMDYIISLIGVGVFTLLIAYDSQKIKQMGQMMLGQGQVANKVALLGALTLYLDFINLFIFLLNLLGKKRD, encoded by the coding sequence ATGAACTATACCGGATATACTATGACCGAATCGGTCCGCAGTTTTATGTATAAAGTTTACGGATGGATGGCCGCTGGTTTGGCATTAACAGCAGGAACTGCTTATTACGTTTTTACCAATAAGGCATTATTTAACTATATTTTTAGTAGTCCATGGGTAATTGGATTATTAGTTATAGCACAGTTTGGTGCAGTTATTGCGCTTTCTGGTTTTGTATTACGCATGCAATTAAGCACAGCGATTGTGACTTTTGTTGGTTATTCTATTTTAACCGGAGTAACGCTTTCATCAATTTTCTTTGTGTATCAAATTTCATCGATTTATTTGGTCTTTGCAGTAGCTGCTGGCATGTTTGCAACAATGGCTATATACGGTTATTTTACTAAAAGTGATTTGACCGGTGTGGGATCATTAGCGCGTATGGGCCTTTTTGGCATTATAATTGCGATAATAATCAATATATTTGCACGCAGTGCACAAATGGATTATATTATTTCGCTTATTGGCGTAGGTGTTTTTACTTTGCTTATTGCTTATGATAGTCAAAAAATAAAACAAATGGGTCAAATGATGTTGGGCCAGGGACAAGTGGCAAATAAAGTAGCTTTACTTGGTGCGCTTACATTATATCTTGATTTTATCAACTTATTCATATTTTTATTGAATTTGCTTGGTAAAAAAAGAGACTAA